A genomic region of Conger conger chromosome 6, fConCon1.1, whole genome shotgun sequence contains the following coding sequences:
- the tmod2 gene encoding tropomodulin-2, which produces MALPFKKELEKYKDINEDELLDKLSEEELKQLESALEEMDPENALLPAGLRQKDQTTKSETGTFDREELLKYLEKEALAYKDREDVVPFTGERKGKVWVPKQKPIDIRQEEITTLDPELEEALSSATDTELCDLAAILGVHTLVSSTQSYDGSKDGYNNVIKGEKVKPVFDEPPNPTNVEETLQRIKSDDATLTEVNLNNIKNIPIPTLKDYAKAMETNTHVKKFSLAATRSNDPIAVAFADMLRENKSLKSLNLESNFITNAGMQALVDALRENDTLMEIKIDNQRQQLGTTVEMEMARMLEESTSIIKIGYHFTQQGPRARAAAAITKNNDLVRRRRVEGDA; this is translated from the exons ATGGCTCTGCCCTTTAAGAAGGAACTGGAGAAGTACAAGGACATCAACGAAGATGAGCTCCTCGACAAGCTGTCCGAGGAGGAGCTGAAACAGCTGGAAAGTGCCCTGGAGGAGATGGACCCAGAG aatgcactgctgcCAGCCGGTTTGAGGCAGAAGGACCAGACCACTAAATCAGAAACCGGGACCTTTGACCGTGAAGAGCTGCTGAAGTACCTGGAGAAGGAGGCCCTGGCCTATAAGGACCGGGAGGATGTGGTCCCGTTCACCGGGGAGAGGAAAG GAAAGGTGTGGGTGCCCAAACAAAAGCCGATTGATATACGCCAGGAAGAGATTACCACTCTGGACCCGGAGCTAGAAGAGGCCCTCTCCAGTGCGACGGACACGGAGCTATGTGACCTTGCAG cTATCCTTGGTGTGCACACATTGGTTTCAAGCACGCAAAGCTATGATGGCAGTAAAGATGGCTACAACA ATGTCATAAAGGGAGAAAAAGTCAAACCTGTCTTCGATGAGCCACCAAACCCCACCAACGTGGAGGAGACTCTGCAGAGGATAAAGTCCGACGACGCGACTCTAACAGAAGTCAATTTAAATAACATCAAG AACATTCCCATCCCCACGCTGAAGGACTACGCCAAGGCCATGGAGACGAACACACACGTGAAGAAGTTCAGCCTGGCAGCGACGCGGAGCAACGACCCCATCGCCGTG GCTTTTGCAGACATGCTGAGGGAGAATAAGAGTCTGAAGAGCCTGAACCTGGAGTCCAACTTCATCACCAACGCGGGCATGCAGGCCCTGGTGGACGCGCTGAGGGAAAACGACACCCTGATGGAGATCAAGATTGACAACCAG CGGCAGCAGCTGGGCACCAcagtggagatggagatggcCCGGATGCTGGAGGAGAGCACGAGCATCATAAAGATCGGCTACCACTTCACCCAGCAGGGCCCCCGGGCCCGCGCGGCGGCGGCTATCACCAAGAACAACGACCTGG TCCGCAGGAGACGAGTGGAGGGAGACGCATAG